The Candidatus Synechococcus calcipolaris G9 nucleotide sequence AACGAGTGCAAGGACTTTCAGCGGAGCCAGCTAACAAAGTTTTAAAGAGATTGAACCCCAACAGTACTACTACCCCCAAACAAAATCCAGGACAAAAAGAAGTTTGCGATAAAAATTGTCATTAGGGCCATAACCACCGCCGCAGTGGTTGATTGCCCCACCCCTTTAGCTCCCCCCCGTGTCGTCAAGCCCCAGCTACAACCAATAATGGCAACGATACCGCCAAAAATAACCGCTTTGATAATGGCACTCCAAATATCCCAGGGGCCAAGGAAGTTTTGAATGGATTCGAGAAAGAGGGTTCTGGGAATGTCATAGAAATAAAAGGCAATTAACATGCCGCCATAGAGGCCAGTAATCAGGGAAAGAATCATTAGCACCGGTAACATCAGTCCACAGGCAATAAACCGTGGAACCACAAGGTAATCTATGGGATCTGTTCCCAGCATATGGAGGGCATCAATTTGTTCAGTGACTCGCATCGTGCCAATTTCAGCGGCAAAGGCAGAACCAACGCGGCCAGCCAAGACAACGGCGGTGAGGACAGGGCCCAATTCCCGTGTCAGGGCAATGGCAAGAACACCACCGACAGCGGAAGATGCGCCAAAGCTAATAAATTCCCGTGCCACTTGAATTGTAAACACCATACCCACAAACATGGCCGTGAGGAGGGCGACCCAAACGGAACCGGGGCCAACAATTGCCATTTGTTCTATCGTGTTCCGAATATTGATGCGCCCTTGGCAAATATGGAGTGTGACCTGACCCGCCAGCAAAAAGGCAGAACCCAGACGTTGCAGTCGTTGACTCTTGCCAAATTGAGCTAGGGAACGCTTGAAACTGACTTTGGGCAATAGCATTGGGGTGGGATCTACCGCTAAAAGTTATTGGTTTCTCTTGGACTGCCCCCTAACCCTGGTAGACCAAGGAAGAGATTTTTATCGGCATTACTTTGATATAAGCAGGTAATTTCCGGATTACCTTCTAAATTGCCAACGTAGCCAAAGGTATTGAGTCGCTGCTTACAGGTTCGCAGTTGCTCCGAGGTGATGAGTTTCCGCTGCTCTAGTAGGGGAATATTATTCACCCGGATCACACAACCTGGCTGCATCACTGGCTGGGAGACAAATACGGAAAAGGGGTTAAAGGTTACGAAAATGCGGGTATCAACGGCGATCGCACTGGCTCCAAACTGAACACAGATTTCTGGATTGGGGGCACTTTGATCAATAAATTGGGTGGAGGCCACATTTTCTGGGGTAAAGCTGGTGGTCTTACTAAAAAGAACCCCCACACCAATACCGATGACAAAAACTCCTCCCAAGATAGCCAGGGTACGGGAGTTCAGCTTTGAGTCTGGTTGGGGAGGTCGCTGGGGCGTTCGGGGATTAGCAGACCGAGAAGAAGGGCGAGGTGTGGGGCGACGCGGCATAGCAAGTCACAAAACGTAAAAGGACAGTATTGACCCTGATGGGCGATCGCAAAGGATATCCCCTCCAGTATGCCGTTTGCCGATCAACTTTGGCCTATTGCTTTGGCTTTGCTTTATTAACTTTCAGAACCCGTCCAAGCCAAGTCGCCCCATCGAGATCCTCAATGGCAGAGTCTTCTTGGGTTTCATCCGCTAGTTCCACGAAGGCAAATCCCCGCCGTTTCCCTGTTTCCCGATCGATGGGTAAAACAATTCGCCGAATTGAGCCATACTTATCAAAGACTTCCCGGAGGTTTTCTTCGGTTGCATCGTAGGATAAATTTCCGATATAGAGTGTCATGATCCGAACTCAGTTCAATTTTGAGTTCATCATAGCCTTTCCCCTTACCCAATCCATGCGATCCAGGCTACAGATTGTGGGGAAATGCAATTAAATTTAATAAAGATTCCTAGGAATTCCCCATCCCCCTGTAAACAGAGGCCTTCACCGTTAACCCAACCCCTAAAATAGGAAGGCCATACCCGATCGCCCGGGGCGAGAATCTGTAGGAGAATACCGCCGATGATTAGTAAGGATGAAGTCTTACGGGTTGCCCACCTGGCCCGACTTGAACTGGAGAGTGCTGAAGTGGGTGCGCTCACAGATCAATTAAGTTCCATTCTGGACTACGTGAATCAATTGAGTGAATTAGACGTGAGTAGGGTTGCTCCCACCACCCGGGCCATTGAGGTGAGTAATGTCACCCGTAGTGATACCCTCATCCCCTATGAAAACCGCGCAGGCCTGCTGGCGATCGCCCCGGATCGGGAAGATGAATTTTTCCGTGTGCCTAAAATCATGTAAAGATACCCTTAACTTAAACCGGAGCCTATGGCAAAGCGTAAACGTCGTCCCCTAGAACTGGATCTATTTCCGTTCCTTTCCGTCCTAGCTTGCACCATTGGTACCCTCATTCTCATGGTGGTGGTCATCA carries:
- a CDS encoding RNA recognition motif domain-containing protein, whose translation is MTLYIGNLSYDATEENLREVFDKYGSIRRIVLPIDRETGKRRGFAFVELADETQEDSAIEDLDGATWLGRVLKVNKAKPKQ
- a CDS encoding DUF3172 domain-containing protein: MPRRPTPRPSSRSANPRTPQRPPQPDSKLNSRTLAILGGVFVIGIGVGVLFSKTTSFTPENVASTQFIDQSAPNPEICVQFGASAIAVDTRIFVTFNPFSVFVSQPVMQPGCVIRVNNIPLLEQRKLITSEQLRTCKQRLNTFGYVGNLEGNPEITCLYQSNADKNLFLGLPGLGGSPRETNNF
- the gatC gene encoding Asp-tRNA(Asn)/Glu-tRNA(Gln) amidotransferase subunit GatC, which encodes MISKDEVLRVAHLARLELESAEVGALTDQLSSILDYVNQLSELDVSRVAPTTRAIEVSNVTRSDTLIPYENRAGLLAIAPDREDEFFRVPKIM
- a CDS encoding MlaE family lipid ABC transporter permease subunit codes for the protein MLLPKVSFKRSLAQFGKSQRLQRLGSAFLLAGQVTLHICQGRINIRNTIEQMAIVGPGSVWVALLTAMFVGMVFTIQVAREFISFGASSAVGGVLAIALTRELGPVLTAVVLAGRVGSAFAAEIGTMRVTEQIDALHMLGTDPIDYLVVPRFIACGLMLPVLMILSLITGLYGGMLIAFYFYDIPRTLFLESIQNFLGPWDIWSAIIKAVIFGGIVAIIGCSWGLTTRGGAKGVGQSTTAAVVMALMTIFIANFFLSWILFGGSSTVGVQSL